A genome region from Hippopotamus amphibius kiboko isolate mHipAmp2 chromosome 1, mHipAmp2.hap2, whole genome shotgun sequence includes the following:
- the SLC39A1 gene encoding zinc transporter ZIP1 isoform X1 produces MGPWGEPELLVWRPEAAASEPPVPMGLEVKLGALVLLLALTLVCSLVPICVLRRPGASPEASASRQKALSLVSCFAGGVFLATCLLDLLPDYLAAIDEALAALHVTLQFPLQEFILAMGFFLVLVMEQITLAYKEQSGPPPREETRALLGTANGGLQHWRDRAEVPQAGGAPAAPSALRACVLVFSLALHSVFEGLAVGLQRDRARAMELCLALLLHKGILAVSLSLRLLQSHLRAQVVAGCGILFSCMTPLGIGLGAALAESAGPLHQLAQSVLEGMAAGTFLYITFLEILPQELATSEQRILKVILLLAGFALLTGLLFIQV; encoded by the exons ATGGGGCCCTGGGGAGAGCCAGAGCTCCTGGTGTGGCGCCCCGAGGCAGCAGCCTCGGAGCCTCCTGTGCCCATGGGCCTGGAGGTTAAGCTGGGGGCCCTGGTGCTGCTGCTGGCGCTCACTCTCGTCTGCAGCCTGGTGCCCATCTGTGTGCTGCGTCGGCCTGGGGCCAGCCCTGAAGCCTCAG CCTCCCGCCAAAAAGCCCTGAGCCTAGTAAGCTGCTTTGCGGGTGGTGTCTTTCTGGCCACATGTCTCCTGGACCTGCTGCCTGACTACCTGGCTGCCATAGATGAGGCCCTGGCGGCCCTGCACGTGACG CTCCAGTTCCCCCTACAAGAGTTCATCCTAGCCATGGGCTTCTTCCTGGTCCTGGTGATGGAGCAGATCACGCTGGCTTACAAGGAACAGTCGGGACCACCACCTCGAGAGGAGACAAGGGCTCTGCTGGGAACAGCGAATGGTGGGCTGCAGCACTGGCGTGACAGAGCAGAGGTCCCACAGGCAGGCGGAGCCCCGGCTGCCCCCTCAGCCCTGCGTGCCTGTGTACTGGTCTTCTCCCTGGCCCTGCATTCGGTGTTCGAGGGGCTGGCAGTGGGGCTGCAGCGAGACCGGGCTCGGGCCATGGAGTTgtgcctggctctgctgctccACAAGGGTATCCTGGCAGTCAGCTTGTCCCTGCGGCTGCTGCAGAGCCACCTGCGAGCACAGGTGGTGGCTGGCTGTGGGATCCTCTTCTCATGCATGACACCCCTGGGCATTGGACTGGGTGCGGCCCTGGCAGAGTCAGCAGGGCCACTGCACCAGCTGGCCCAGTCTGTGCTGGAGGGCATGGCGGCTGGCACTTTTCTCTATATCACCTTCCTGGAAATCCTGCCCCAGGAGCTGGCCACTTCTGAGCAGAGAATCCTCAAGGTCATTCTGCTCCTAGCAGGCTTTGCCCTGCTCACTGGCCTGCTCTTTATCCAAGTCTAG
- the SLC39A1 gene encoding zinc transporter ZIP1 isoform X2 — MGPWGEPELLVWRPEAAASEPPVPMGLEVKLGALVLLLALTLVCSLVPICVLRRPGASPEASAPVPPTRVHPSHGLLPGPGDGADHAGLQGTVGTTTSRGDKGSAGNSEWWAAALA, encoded by the exons ATGGGGCCCTGGGGAGAGCCAGAGCTCCTGGTGTGGCGCCCCGAGGCAGCAGCCTCGGAGCCTCCTGTGCCCATGGGCCTGGAGGTTAAGCTGGGGGCCCTGGTGCTGCTGCTGGCGCTCACTCTCGTCTGCAGCCTGGTGCCCATCTGTGTGCTGCGTCGGCCTGGGGCCAGCCCTGAAGCCTCAG CTCCAGTTCCCCCTACAAGAGTTCATCCTAGCCATGGGCTTCTTCCTGGTCCTGGTGATGGAGCAGATCACGCTGGCTTACAAGGAACAGTCGGGACCACCACCTCGAGAGGAGACAAGGGCTCTGCTGGGAACAGCGAATGGTGGGCTGCAGCACTGGCGTGA